From Nilaparvata lugens isolate BPH chromosome 7, ASM1435652v1, whole genome shotgun sequence, one genomic window encodes:
- the LOC120352552 gene encoding uncharacterized protein LOC120352552 — protein MSYIGNKNLPKSKGSSDEQRTKCVKFSKAPGDDKPVGNDKIKKSCIRTVSNTDGSVKSCSSSVIGFDLTDSIDSKNVSSTNQRNADIGSDRNEEVSLDLEQTDNFKLAVPELWTSLKIANNLLGAVASAKDSRHANSHEKNVALAKSKAMVNVPFEEHVFKDLIALNINTDDLICGSRMKSKKFERVKDSEPELSDYFNPSFDNEFIVKCAPVPFEIDKNRLFDGFSLTERARNWEASDC, from the exons ATGAGCTACATCGGAAATAAAAACCTTCCTAAAAGTAAAGGTTCATCTGATGAACAACGTACAAAAtgtgtcaagttttcaaaagcTCCTGGAGATGACAAACCAGTAGGAAatgacaaaataaaaaagtcTTGTATACGTACAGTAAGCAATACAGACGGGTCGGTTAAAAGTTGTTCGTCCTCGGTGATTGGTTTTGATTTGACAGACagcatagattctaaaaatgtaAGTTCTACAAATCAAAGAAATGCTGACATTGGAAGTGACAGAAACGAGGAAGTATCCTTGGATTTGGAACAAACTGACAATTTCAAGCTAGCTGTTCCTGAACTGTGGACATCTTTGAAGATTGCCAACAATTTGCTGGGCGCTGTCGCATCTGCCAAAGACTCACGACATGCAAATAGTCATGAGAAAAATGTTGCACTGGCCAAATCTAAG GCAATGGTGAATGTCCCTTTCGAAGAACACGTGTTCAAGGACTTGATTGCTCTCAATATAAATACTGACGATCTCATCTGCGGCTCCAGAATGAAGAGCAAAAAGTTCGAGCGAGTGAAAGATAGTGAACCTGAACTTTCCGACTACTTTAATCCGTCGTTTGACAACGAATTTATCGTCAAATGTGCGCCTGTGCCTTTTGAAATCGACAAGAATCGCCTCTTTGACGGGTTTTCACTCACGGAACGCGCTAGAAATTGGGAAGCTAGTGATTGCTAA